In Anopheles gambiae chromosome 2, idAnoGambNW_F1_1, whole genome shotgun sequence, a single window of DNA contains:
- the LOC1281435 gene encoding protein atonal, whose translation MSAADVFSYQHSFPSYYGQQFGLGSAGSSFEQNRLNSYYNGYSGYPAPSGNSTESFEPVTSSDCFLQQQQLFSICTDTSSSGKGSPLALADPQSLQLLQSLTSDDSSGSSCSSSSSSAGSECDIPVTVAVAPAKSKSKRGSGVPTVVRKKRRLAANARERKRMKGLNEAFDRLRQYLPSLGNDRQLSKHETLQMAQSYISALAELLD comes from the coding sequence ATGAGTGCGGCAGACGTGTTCAGCTACCAGCACAGCTTTCCATCGTACTACGGTCAACAGTTTGGTTTGGGAAGTGCCGGATCGTCGTTCGAGCAAAACAGACTGAACAGTTACTACAATGGCTACAGTGGCTATCCGGCACCGAGCGGCAACAGTACCGAGTCTTTCGAGCCGGTGACAAGCAGTGACTGCTtcctgcagcaacaacaactctTTTCCATCTGCACTGACACCAGCAGTAGTGGCAAGGGAAGTCCGCTAGCACTGGCCGACCCTCAGAGTCTGCAACTACTGCAAAGCCTAACGTCCGATGATAGCAGCGGCAGTAGttgtagcagtagcagtagtagtgccGGTTCGGAATGTGACATCCCTGTGACGGTTGCGGTTGCCCCAGCAAAGAGCAAGTCCAAGCGGGGCAGCGGTGTGCCGACGGTTGTGCGGAAGAAGCGTCGTCTGGCGGCCAATGCACGCGAACGGAAACGCATGAAGGGGCTGAACGAGGCGTTCGATCGATTGCGCCAGTATCTGCCGTCGTTGGGAAATGATCGGCAGCTGTCCAAGCACGAAACACTACAAATGGCGCAATCTTACATCAGTGCGCTGGCGGAACTATTGGATTAG
- the LOC1281434 gene encoding protein atonal, whose translation MTSEFGRHAPFYYYGHEPACGSVNVKMEQLEVPSSLAESSYLNSNYSYASNTVTTTSANNTNLVAQSAAPNVVILPGFMDNYPDSWMTPSPSSFGSESPDYYSLANSPQRSFVDVEEYKENLMAMQQQKPSQLPSLLPSAILPLSPPPPAPLATVQSVHPASNGCNTSPPTTNLPVKKRQYNRKPKAKPEPPSGAETDATSRADLSCLTFPKSLFPRAADPNNVHSEGTTGAVGVIGKRKRKQVPPQIKKKRRLAANARERKRMQNLNDAFDRLRQYLPSLGNDRQLSKHETLQMAQTYITALCDLLQ comes from the coding sequence ATGACAAGTGAATTTGGCCGACACGCTCCCTTCTACTACTACGGCCACGAACCCGCATGCGGCAGTGTAAACGTCAAAATGGAACAGCTCGAAGTGCCATCATCCTTAGCCGAGTCGAGCTACCTTAACTCGAACTACTCGTACGCATCCAACACCGtcaccaccacctccgccaACAACACCAACCTTGTGGCCCAATCGGCTGCACCCAATGTGGTGATACTGCCCGGCTTTATGGACAACTATCCGGACAGCTGGATGACCCCGAGCCCCTCAAGCTTTGGGTCGGAAAGCCCCGACTACTACTCGCTTGCCAACTCCCCCCAGCGTAGCTTCGTCGATGTGGAAGAGTACAAAGAAAATCTGATGGccatgcagcagcagaaaccCTCCCAGCTGCCGTCACTACTTCCCTCCGCCATACTTCCACTctcgccaccaccgccagcaccACTCGCCACCGTACAATCGGTACACCCTGCCAGCAATGGTTGCAATACATCACCTCCCACCACTAACCTGCCGGTGAAAAAGCGCCAGTACAACCGGAAACCAAAAGCGAAACCGGAACCACCGAGCGGTGCCGAAACGGATGCCACCTCCCGTGCCGACCTGTCCTGTCTCACCTTCCCGAAGAGTCTGTTCCCCAGGGCGGCTGACCCGAACAACGTGCACTCCGAAGGCACCACCGGCGCTGTCGGTGTGATCGGCAAGCGGAAGCGCAAACAGGTCCCACCCCAGATCAAGAAGAAGCGCCGGCTGGCGGCAAACGCACGCGAACGGAAGCGGATGCAGAACCTGAACGATGCGTTCGATCGGCTGCGCCAGTATCTGCCCTCGCTCGGGAACGATCGGCAGCTGTCCAAGCACGAGACGCTCCAGATGGCACAGACCTACATTACGGCGTTGTGTGATCTGTTGCAGTAG
- the LOC1281433 gene encoding uncharacterized protein LOC1281433 yields the protein MNTSTWYGLRMMGFKIWIFGVFMLTVMCRCATAQTLSAPLPEPVCGQISQMLDSCFRNSSPTIAVELLYSVKIPDTVEEISDRCLLFNRGMECVQHYLNVCVDQQERKIIENEVYGAKRLYEFLCGDRSFQQEFLRHRECFQHVHRDWDACSGKFISILKEEMSKTTKQSMNLQYMHFCCARYGYEKCVYNSARYKCRNDSALFLRTVAKLLSTDRHFLNCDKIEHAVCSAGTVRLACWKLTALVLVVVWMISVSVFDWRSFGPVANRLQLGMV from the exons ATGAACACGAGCACGTGGTACGGTTTAAGGATGATGGGCTTTAAAATTTGGATATTCGGTGTATTTATGCTGACGGTGATGTGTCGTTGTG cgACTGCTCAAACGCTGTCAGCCCCACTGCCCGAGCCGGTCTGTGGCCAGATCTCGCAAATGCTGGACAGCTGCTTCCGCAACTCCTCCCCAACGATTGCCGTCGAGCTGCTGTACTCCGTCAAGATACCGGACACGGTAGAAGAAATTAGCGACCGGTGTCT ACTGTTCAACCGGGGCATGGAATGCGTTCAGCACTATCTGAACGTGTGCGTCGACCAGCAGGAGCGCAAAATCATCGAAAATGAGGTGTACGGAGCGAAACGATTGTACGAGTTCCTGTGCGGGGACCGCTCGTTTCAGCAGG aGTTTCTGCGGCATCGAGAATGCTTTCAGCACGTCCATCGCGACTGGGACGCGTGTTCTGGCAAGTTTATCAGCATTCTCAAAGAGGAAATGTCCAAAACGACCAAACAATCGATGAATCTCCAGTACATGCACTTTTGCTG CGCCCGGTACGGGTATGAAAAGTGTGTCTACAACAGTGCCCGCTACAAGTGCCGGAATGATTCGGCCCTTTTCCTGCGTACCGTCGCGAAGCTGCTGTCCACCGACAGACACTTCCTGAACTGTGATAAGATCGAGCACGCGGTTTGCTCGGCTGGGACGGTGCGGTTGGCGTGCTGGAAGCTCACCGCACTGGTGCTGGTAGTGGTGTGGATGATTTCCGTGTCCGTTTTTGACTGGCGATCCTTCGGCCCAGTTGCCAACCGCCTCCAGTTGGGTATGGTTTAG